One Myxococcota bacterium DNA segment encodes these proteins:
- the groES gene encoding co-chaperone GroES codes for MAQLKPLHDRVLVKRIDSEEKTKGGLYIPDSAKEKPLEGEVVAVGSGKVLDNGTVRPLSVKAGDKVLFAKYSETEVKLNNESFLLLKEDDLLGIIG; via the coding sequence ATGGCTCAGTTAAAACCGTTGCATGACCGCGTATTGGTCAAGCGTATCGACAGCGAAGAAAAGACAAAAGGTGGTCTTTATATTCCAGACAGCGCTAAAGAAAAGCCGCTTGAAGGCGAAGTGGTAGCCGTTGGCTCGGGCAAAGTGCTCGACAATGGTACCGTGAGACCGCTTTCTGTTAAAGCAGGCGATAAAGTTTTGTTTGCAAAATATTCAGAAACAGAAGTGAAGCTAAACAATGAATCATTCTTGCTACTTAAAGAAGATGATTTGTTAGGCATTATTGGTTGA
- a CDS encoding phosphodiester glycosidase family protein has translation MGVELRPGAVLAFHANEADLPPHDDAPLGDHFEETDGPFLEAYNAWNHAYIAATPEAGRPVSLRPPNWQAVYKFEKEASAKAAHAEPQLRQNFQSEIQSASLEHLIEAHFDIAQKEVRFLRPKASYGGFGALVGSAKKSKDPEQLAALQSHLLETIELLNGMPEYDAIKQRYKDLLAQCGEPINSSTGRQELQSKYEAQLQTRHSNDAPRGMSETARIILGTMARVAMLAPEMGFGPGASHTEGRAESRSLMDVGRLQEGGLNSLSTQYVASVDPVFVEIPERIHELQFPNEMPPRDRAVLQALIPNATMVEPVVRSGINTPYRVYTSHGDVMFFKTFIGSEENTLKLAEHLLPRHEAAASTLANHISAGLLPEGKALGNSIAYPFNEIDWTATDRIFHSPQLYSQLNHVQRVDLFVSMLTDIVLQNTDVHAGQFGVGQDGHLIAFDKGRSYWSVYESNEDFSNGPVLKDRRVYDQFIAGLRSRPDDLKALLLDERVGDALLRVRQLTEASEQESVEQLLAPIFSTIAERVNNRQSEMERIKANYFKMLRGIPQFLAQELGVEISRIPTSSRVHAIQVDELSPSTTALVFDPKKHQMRLVAPLSEGYSAGGRVEDITRNAGAIAGVNAGFFSGGAGARWSLGWMVGKAKQFSGAETQAFPSAVLKVGDQLLSDTDAYQPLIGWNQDGSHFEFGEVKVAWQATLVPGSTPIPLIRVTPISTHTALANFYYDDAGVTHSIEVQNGVISKIEHDVKVDEEKPNGYVLKTPVATGIERFRALKIGDGLSQAYALEAKDQTQTARMAGLDYMVSGSDILIREGEVSGDFSDHTSIETRRTAVGLMPDGQVIIIAETGGTTLPAFAKLIRDKYQCRYAINLDGGGSTTLVTPPDADGISQRLGTNIVVSDAIVVMPNDSAKLSSRLQRDDDAVFRTLLRGDFEQLEAFLAASPARIHSRNQNGQSLLQVYLRKTEHGKADNQIIGLLLSKMAEIDLEHQDLFGETVIHTALRSGYDDLAKKMLSRLEPGSAVWDKRGIHGQYIDEIGGSFPVSDEKIEKRAFEDMANQRQASVIQKSITDLAEGRRVDLAIRIAEKALLEFGDYDDDIQYRSLNLIDGLLASGSVSEAQKEHFLMAVIHAKDASEFFDFVTMYARESAISSMIALAGKLIESSDQNARQQGLRCLAELVQRGYGNSQVAALLVSLKLSWSEAAILMKAAMFQSSPN, from the coding sequence GTGGGGGTTGAACTTAGGCCGGGTGCCGTTTTGGCATTTCATGCAAACGAAGCGGATCTCCCGCCTCATGATGATGCGCCGTTGGGCGATCATTTTGAAGAGACCGACGGGCCTTTTTTAGAAGCATACAATGCTTGGAATCACGCCTATATTGCTGCCACGCCTGAAGCTGGTCGGCCGGTAAGCCTGAGGCCGCCAAACTGGCAAGCAGTCTATAAATTCGAAAAAGAAGCAAGCGCAAAGGCAGCGCACGCTGAACCTCAGCTTCGGCAAAATTTCCAAAGTGAAATACAAAGTGCTTCTTTAGAACATCTCATTGAAGCACATTTTGATATTGCGCAAAAAGAAGTCCGCTTCTTACGGCCCAAGGCATCTTATGGAGGATTTGGCGCGCTGGTAGGTTCGGCTAAAAAGTCCAAGGATCCAGAACAATTAGCTGCGTTGCAAAGCCATTTGCTTGAGACGATCGAACTGCTTAATGGCATGCCTGAATACGATGCTATCAAGCAGCGATATAAGGACTTATTGGCGCAATGTGGCGAACCCATCAATTCAAGCACAGGCAGGCAAGAGCTTCAAAGTAAGTATGAGGCCCAGTTGCAAACGCGCCACTCGAACGATGCCCCTCGGGGTATGTCTGAAACTGCCAGAATCATACTTGGAACCATGGCGCGGGTAGCGATGCTAGCGCCTGAAATGGGTTTTGGGCCTGGTGCCTCTCATACGGAGGGCCGCGCCGAGAGTAGATCTTTGATGGATGTTGGACGCCTGCAAGAGGGTGGCCTAAATTCATTGAGCACCCAGTATGTGGCAAGTGTGGACCCGGTATTCGTCGAGATTCCCGAGCGAATTCATGAGCTTCAATTTCCCAACGAAATGCCGCCACGCGACCGGGCTGTGCTGCAGGCGTTAATTCCAAATGCGACCATGGTGGAGCCGGTGGTAAGATCTGGTATTAATACCCCTTATCGCGTTTACACCAGCCATGGCGATGTGATGTTTTTTAAGACTTTTATTGGATCAGAAGAAAATACGCTTAAATTGGCTGAGCATTTACTGCCGAGGCATGAAGCCGCTGCTTCAACTTTAGCAAATCATATTAGCGCGGGACTTTTGCCTGAAGGAAAGGCTTTGGGAAACAGCATTGCCTATCCATTTAATGAAATAGACTGGACTGCAACCGACAGAATTTTTCATAGCCCGCAGCTCTACTCTCAGCTTAATCATGTTCAGAGAGTTGACCTATTTGTTAGCATGCTGACAGACATCGTTTTGCAAAATACAGATGTGCATGCAGGGCAATTCGGAGTGGGTCAGGACGGTCATCTCATAGCGTTTGATAAGGGTCGGAGTTATTGGAGCGTTTATGAATCTAATGAAGATTTTTCGAACGGCCCGGTTCTGAAAGATAGACGTGTGTATGACCAATTTATCGCTGGGCTTAGGTCGCGCCCGGACGATTTGAAAGCTTTATTGCTCGACGAGCGAGTCGGCGATGCCCTCCTTCGCGTTCGCCAGCTGACAGAGGCGTCTGAGCAAGAGAGTGTGGAACAACTGCTAGCACCTATTTTTTCTACCATTGCGGAGCGTGTCAATAATCGCCAGAGCGAAATGGAGCGCATCAAAGCAAACTATTTCAAGATGCTTAGGGGCATTCCCCAATTTTTAGCACAGGAGCTTGGTGTTGAAATTTCCAGGATACCGACATCTTCTCGAGTTCATGCGATCCAGGTGGATGAATTGAGCCCCTCGACCACTGCGTTGGTTTTCGATCCTAAAAAACATCAGATGCGTTTGGTGGCACCTCTATCTGAGGGCTATTCTGCAGGAGGACGCGTTGAAGATATCACTCGCAACGCCGGGGCAATCGCAGGTGTGAATGCCGGCTTTTTTTCCGGCGGCGCTGGGGCGAGATGGTCGTTGGGGTGGATGGTTGGTAAAGCGAAGCAATTCTCCGGTGCGGAAACCCAAGCTTTTCCTAGCGCTGTGCTCAAAGTAGGCGATCAACTCCTATCTGATACAGACGCTTATCAACCTCTGATTGGTTGGAATCAGGATGGTTCTCATTTCGAATTCGGTGAGGTCAAGGTTGCTTGGCAAGCAACGTTGGTGCCCGGCTCGACCCCAATACCTTTGATCAGGGTGACGCCCATCAGCACCCACACGGCCCTCGCCAATTTTTATTATGATGATGCAGGTGTGACTCATTCAATTGAGGTTCAAAATGGCGTTATTTCAAAAATTGAGCACGATGTTAAAGTGGATGAAGAAAAGCCCAACGGTTATGTGTTAAAAACACCAGTCGCTACTGGTATCGAGCGGTTTCGGGCCTTAAAAATTGGTGACGGTTTGAGTCAAGCCTATGCATTAGAAGCGAAAGATCAGACTCAGACTGCACGCATGGCCGGCTTGGATTACATGGTATCGGGTAGCGATATTTTGATTCGAGAAGGTGAAGTTTCAGGGGACTTTTCTGATCATACTAGTATAGAAACCCGTCGTACAGCTGTTGGCTTGATGCCTGATGGGCAGGTGATAATTATCGCAGAAACAGGCGGGACGACTCTGCCGGCTTTTGCAAAGTTAATTCGCGATAAATATCAATGTCGATATGCAATTAATTTAGATGGCGGTGGGTCTACCACGCTGGTGACGCCTCCAGATGCCGATGGTATTTCTCAGCGATTGGGCACAAACATAGTGGTTTCTGACGCAATTGTGGTGATGCCAAATGATTCTGCAAAATTATCAAGTAGGCTACAACGAGACGATGACGCAGTCTTTAGAACATTGCTTCGAGGCGATTTTGAGCAATTGGAGGCATTTTTAGCCGCAAGTCCAGCTCGAATCCACAGCCGAAATCAAAATGGCCAAAGTCTTTTACAGGTGTATCTCCGAAAAACTGAACACGGAAAAGCGGACAATCAGATCATTGGGTTGCTGCTGAGTAAAATGGCGGAAATCGATTTGGAGCATCAAGATCTATTCGGCGAAACCGTCATCCATACTGCCCTTCGCTCGGGTTATGACGACCTAGCCAAAAAGATGTTGAGCAGGCTCGAGCCAGGGTCCGCTGTCTGGGACAAAAGAGGGATCCACGGCCAATATATTGATGAAATTGGCGGTTCATTTCCAGTTTCTGACGAAAAGATAGAAAAACGCGCGTTTGAAGATATGGCAAACCAGCGGCAAGCTTCGGTGATTCAAAAATCAATCACAGACTTAGCCGAAGGACGGCGCGTGGACTTGGCCATTCGGATTGCAGAAAAGGCGTTGCTGGAATTTGGTGATTATGACGATGATATTCAGTACAGAAGTCTCAATTTAATTGATGGTTTACTTGCTAGTGGTTCAGTTTCAGAAGCACAAAAAGAACACTTTTTGATGGCTGTCATTCATGCGAAAGACGCGTCCGAATTTTTCGATTTCGTAACGATGTATGCACGAGAGTCAGCTATTTCATCCATGATAGCTCTGGCCGGAAAACTCATCGAAAGTTCTGATCAAAATGCACGCCAGCAAGGCTTAAGATGTTTAGCTGAACTTGTTCAGCGGGGTTATGGTAATTCACAAGTTGCTGCCCTGCTGGTTTCGCTCAAATTATCTTGGTCGGAAGCTGCCATTTTAATGAAGGCAGCAATGTTTCAGTCATCGCCTAATTAG
- the yajC gene encoding preprotein translocase subunit YajC, protein MGELFGQSGEGGGMLSMIMLFGGMFAIMYFILIRPQQKQQKKHQELISTLKKGDEVVLNSGIVGRVFAVEDKYVILEMLDKNKVKVLRHAVQALLSAETQNGK, encoded by the coding sequence ATGGGCGAATTATTTGGGCAAAGCGGTGAAGGTGGTGGCATGTTGTCGATGATTATGTTGTTCGGCGGGATGTTTGCCATTATGTATTTTATTCTGATTCGTCCGCAACAAAAGCAACAGAAAAAACATCAAGAATTGATCAGCACTTTGAAGAAAGGCGACGAAGTTGTTTTGAATAGCGGAATCGTTGGCAGGGTGTTCGCTGTTGAAGATAAATACGTCATTCTCGAGATGTTGGACAAAAACAAAGTGAAAGTGTTAAGACACGCGGTGCAAGCGTTGCTATCTGCTGAAACTCAAAACGGAAAATAA
- the groL gene encoding chaperonin GroEL (60 kDa chaperone family; promotes refolding of misfolded polypeptides especially under stressful conditions; forms two stacked rings of heptamers to form a barrel-shaped 14mer; ends can be capped by GroES; misfolded proteins enter the barrel where they are refolded when GroES binds), which translates to MAAKEIIFDTNAREKLLRGVNILANTVKVTLGPKGRNVVIEKSWGSPTISKDGVTVAKEVELSNKFENMGAQMVKEVASRTSDHAGDGTTTATVLAQAIFAEGSKYVAAGHNPMEIKRGLDKATKLIVEELKKLSKPTKDHREIAQVGTISANGDSTIGEIIAEAMEKVGKEGVITVEEAKSLETTLEVVEGMQFDRGYLSPYFVTNAERMEVQLEDPFILVYEKKISNLKDMLPVLEQVAKSGRPLLVIAEEVEGEALATLVVNKLRGTLNICAVKAPGFGDRRKAMLEDIATLTGARFVSDDMGVKLESVGLADLGRAKRVTVDKDNTTLIDGAGKVDEIQARIKMIRGQIEASTSDYDKEKLQERLAKLAGGVAVVRVGAATEVEMKEKKARVEDALHATRAAVEEGIVPGGGVALLRAIKALDGLKLAPNEQFGVELLKRACEEPLRMIAANAGHEGSVVVNKVKEGTGSFGFNAATEEYGDMIAWGIIDPTKVTRTALQNSVSVSSLLLTTEAMIADKADDKKDAAPGAGMGGMGGGMGGMGGMGGMGGMGF; encoded by the coding sequence ATGGCAGCAAAAGAAATTATTTTTGATACCAACGCACGTGAGAAACTATTGCGCGGCGTTAACATTTTGGCGAACACCGTCAAAGTTACTTTGGGACCTAAGGGCCGCAATGTTGTGATTGAAAAGAGCTGGGGCTCTCCGACCATTAGCAAAGACGGTGTGACTGTGGCCAAAGAAGTCGAGTTGTCCAACAAGTTTGAGAACATGGGCGCTCAGATGGTGAAAGAAGTAGCATCCCGCACTTCCGATCACGCAGGCGATGGCACCACGACTGCAACCGTACTGGCTCAAGCAATTTTTGCTGAAGGCTCCAAATACGTTGCTGCTGGCCATAACCCAATGGAAATCAAACGCGGTTTGGACAAAGCAACGAAATTGATCGTTGAAGAACTCAAAAAGCTTTCTAAGCCAACCAAAGATCATCGCGAAATCGCTCAAGTTGGAACGATTTCCGCTAACGGCGATAGCACCATCGGTGAAATCATCGCTGAAGCGATGGAAAAAGTAGGCAAAGAAGGCGTGATCACCGTTGAAGAAGCGAAAAGCCTTGAAACCACGCTTGAAGTGGTCGAAGGGATGCAATTTGACCGTGGCTATCTATCTCCTTACTTCGTGACCAATGCAGAACGCATGGAAGTTCAACTCGAAGACCCATTTATCTTGGTTTACGAAAAGAAGATTTCAAACCTCAAAGACATGTTGCCTGTTTTGGAACAAGTGGCCAAAAGCGGCCGCCCATTGCTGGTGATTGCTGAAGAAGTCGAAGGCGAAGCCTTGGCAACTTTGGTGGTTAACAAGCTGCGTGGCACGTTGAATATCTGCGCTGTTAAAGCCCCGGGCTTTGGCGATCGCCGCAAAGCGATGCTTGAAGATATCGCAACCCTTACAGGCGCTCGCTTCGTGTCAGACGACATGGGCGTGAAGCTTGAAAGCGTTGGCCTTGCAGACCTTGGTCGTGCAAAACGCGTCACGGTTGATAAAGATAACACCACCTTGATCGATGGCGCCGGCAAAGTGGATGAGATCCAAGCTCGCATCAAGATGATTCGTGGTCAAATCGAAGCTTCAACATCAGATTACGACAAAGAAAAACTGCAAGAACGTTTGGCTAAATTGGCCGGCGGTGTTGCTGTTGTTCGCGTTGGTGCTGCAACTGAAGTCGAAATGAAAGAAAAGAAGGCTCGCGTAGAAGATGCTTTGCATGCAACCCGTGCTGCTGTTGAAGAAGGCATCGTGCCTGGCGGCGGTGTTGCTTTGCTTCGCGCCATAAAAGCCTTGGATGGCCTAAAACTCGCTCCAAACGAACAGTTTGGTGTTGAGCTGCTAAAGCGCGCCTGTGAAGAACCACTTCGCATGATCGCTGCAAACGCTGGTCATGAAGGCTCAGTTGTTGTGAACAAAGTTAAAGAAGGCACCGGCTCATTTGGCTTTAACGCTGCAACTGAAGAATACGGCGACATGATCGCTTGGGGTATTATCGATCCAACTAAAGTAACCCGTACTGCGCTTCAAAACTCTGTTTCGGTCTCTTCATTGCTTCTGACAACAGAAGCGATGATTGCTGACAAAGCAGACGACAAAAAAGACGCAGCACCTGGCGCCGGAATGGGCGGCATGGGTGGTGGTATGGGCGGAATGGGAGGCATGGGCGGTATGGGTGGAATGGGCTTCTAG
- the secF gene encoding protein translocase subunit SecF, producing MSRKMFRFFDPKSEVNFVRYFKASLVFAAIVPVIAIVGTMALGLNWGIDFSGGTEMQVQFSKDVHADEIRKVLEELGYNKNQVQSYGAKDSHEMLIRIERMDTFADADLARVQTLTATEMDFAEVKRHPNSQDRLLVRLKAPEDGDLNAIKEQQAKLAELLDSKSGFRLRKGADLASAIMHGDVENGYVEYNVLFMGVSDKIAEALSAKFGQVEVRRVDFVDSQVSEQLRTDGALAVFYAILAILIYIAIRFDLFFAPGAVVCLIQDTFGAFLVFVFLRYEFDLPSVAALLTVVGVSINNTIVVYDRIRETLPPGERSNFSDAEITAVVNKAVNDTLSRTINTALTVLFSSISLWIFAGGVIQSFAAVLTIGLGLGAFSSTFAAPAAYLFMMRHFRSRIGKVQATNQGFSREDKARGVV from the coding sequence ATGAGCCGCAAGATGTTTCGTTTTTTCGACCCTAAGAGCGAAGTTAATTTTGTTCGCTACTTTAAGGCATCGTTAGTGTTTGCTGCCATTGTGCCCGTGATCGCCATTGTTGGCACCATGGCATTAGGCCTAAACTGGGGAATTGATTTTAGCGGCGGGACCGAAATGCAGGTTCAGTTCTCTAAAGACGTTCATGCAGATGAAATCAGGAAAGTCTTAGAAGAGCTTGGCTATAACAAAAACCAAGTTCAGTCTTATGGCGCAAAAGATAGTCATGAAATGCTGATCCGTATCGAAAGAATGGATACGTTTGCCGATGCTGACTTGGCCCGTGTGCAGACGCTGACGGCTACAGAAATGGATTTTGCCGAAGTAAAACGCCATCCAAACAGCCAAGACCGTTTGTTGGTTCGCCTGAAAGCGCCTGAAGATGGTGATTTGAATGCGATCAAAGAACAACAAGCTAAACTTGCCGAACTGTTAGACAGCAAAAGTGGTTTCAGGCTGCGCAAAGGCGCAGATTTGGCCAGCGCGATCATGCACGGCGATGTAGAGAATGGATATGTTGAATACAACGTGTTGTTCATGGGCGTTTCGGACAAGATTGCGGAGGCATTGTCGGCTAAGTTTGGGCAAGTAGAAGTCAGACGCGTTGATTTCGTGGATAGCCAGGTGTCGGAGCAGTTAAGAACAGACGGCGCCTTGGCGGTGTTCTATGCGATTTTAGCGATTTTGATTTATATTGCGATTAGATTCGATCTTTTCTTTGCGCCCGGCGCTGTGGTTTGTTTGATTCAGGATACTTTTGGTGCCTTTTTGGTATTCGTATTTTTGCGATACGAGTTCGATCTGCCGTCGGTGGCAGCGCTGCTGACCGTTGTGGGGGTGTCGATCAATAATACCATTGTGGTGTACGATCGAATTAGAGAAACGCTGCCTCCTGGTGAGCGCAGCAATTTCTCAGATGCGGAAATCACAGCGGTGGTTAACAAAGCGGTCAATGACACTTTGAGCCGAACCATTAATACCGCGCTGACCGTGTTGTTTTCATCGATCTCTTTGTGGATCTTTGCTGGTGGGGTGATCCAAAGCTTTGCCGCGGTGTTAACCATCGGTCTAGGCTTAGGGGCGTTTTCCTCAACCTTTGCAGCTCCGGCAGCGTATCTATTTATGATGCGTCACTTCAGAAGCCGCATTGGTAAAGTTCAGGCCACTAATCAGGGCTTTTCCAGAGAAGACAAAGCTCGGGGCGTTGTTTAG
- the mnmA gene encoding tRNA 2-thiouridine(34) synthase MnmA has translation MKIVVAMSGGVDSSVAALLLKEQGHEVIGVSLRLAPDDNGSLEKREGRCCSIDDMTDARQVCDRLGIPFYAIDSRDKFKEVVFDPFIKAYRQGITPIPCLACNHEVKFGDLYKTAQSLGAQLATGHYAQVIDYQGVKTLARPEDQARDQTYYLYGTDAEVVQSLHLPLGGLHKPAVRELAKKMGMKVHDKPDSHEICFVPDGNHARVVEGASGPMPSGAMVNSEGKQVSSHAGVHHFTIGQRRGIGVGLGEKAYVADLDADKQLVTLGPKSALACTKISAGPVRVIVPTHLWPEIVEVQIRARHQPQQARWSIDDSGQLIFDFLEPTYAVALGQAAVVYDNNAMLGGGLITGRLDGKFPRKI, from the coding sequence GACTCGCTCCTGATGATAATGGCTCTCTTGAGAAACGCGAGGGGCGCTGTTGTTCAATAGACGATATGACCGACGCTCGGCAAGTTTGCGATCGGTTGGGTATCCCATTTTACGCCATCGACTCCAGAGACAAGTTTAAAGAAGTGGTATTTGACCCGTTTATTAAAGCCTATCGGCAAGGCATTACCCCTATCCCTTGTTTGGCGTGCAATCATGAAGTTAAATTTGGCGATTTATATAAAACCGCGCAAAGTTTAGGCGCCCAGCTAGCGACCGGACATTATGCGCAGGTAATCGATTATCAAGGCGTTAAAACCTTGGCGCGGCCTGAAGATCAGGCGAGAGACCAGACATATTACTTATACGGTACAGACGCGGAAGTTGTGCAGAGCTTGCATCTTCCTTTAGGCGGGTTGCATAAACCAGCCGTTAGAGAACTTGCCAAAAAGATGGGCATGAAAGTCCACGACAAGCCAGATAGCCACGAAATTTGCTTCGTACCGGATGGTAATCACGCCCGCGTGGTTGAAGGGGCGAGCGGGCCGATGCCAAGTGGGGCAATGGTGAATAGCGAAGGTAAGCAAGTATCTAGCCATGCAGGCGTGCATCACTTCACCATCGGACAACGCCGCGGTATCGGCGTTGGGCTTGGTGAGAAAGCTTATGTGGCTGATTTAGATGCTGACAAGCAGCTGGTCACTCTAGGTCCTAAATCGGCCTTGGCGTGCACCAAAATCAGTGCCGGCCCTGTCCGGGTAATCGTGCCGACCCATTTATGGCCAGAGATCGTGGAAGTTCAAATCAGAGCGAGACATCAGCCACAACAGGCGAGATGGTCCATCGATGATAGCGGCCAGCTGATTTTTGATTTTCTGGAGCCGACCTATGCGGTCGCTCTTGGTCAAGCGGCCGTCGTATACGATAACAACGCCATGCTTGGCGGCGGGCTCATCACCGGCCGGTTAGATGGGAAGTTTCCGAGAAAAATCTAA
- the secD gene encoding protein translocase subunit SecD — translation MFESWKTRLFFTGLLVGFAVYLLIPTAIYFNLDEAKLREVRRDKHAFAKMLPSWTIDSHIVPGLDLQGGIHMVLGVDVDKALKDRTARTAERLKDYAKEQKIAFLEIDPALKATFVSKADLTAFSSFVEKKFQEVKISSEQDLALQMELDPMLVQTVRRDAVDQTINTIRTRIDKMGVTEPTISRRGGDKIQIQLPGFDNPEEAKSMIGRTAQLEFQMCDDKTDFLTTLKDLPAGVQLIRSSYGRPNGTQGKDYFLEFADAKLPEVKAYLKDKVPAENVIKYGQLGSGHMRTYTLERRVVLTGDDLIDAQVSQASDMDPRPAVSMTFSAAGARIFDELTKVNIGNRMAIVLEERVDSAPVFNSRIPNGRASITMGGGRSHEEVLRDANQLTLVLKSGALPAPVTFREERSVGPSLGADSVREGQKAFLVGSILVILLMIFYYRVSGMFSVIAVLCNLLMMLAALAWLGATITLPGIAGLLLTFGMAVDANVIINERIREELRRGKMPKLAVETGYKSAFTAVFDSHVTSFIAGVVLWEFGTGPVQNFAMMLIIGTVLSIFTAVFITRVFFDMVTARNPQELSI, via the coding sequence ATGTTCGAAAGCTGGAAAACACGACTTTTCTTTACAGGGCTGCTGGTAGGTTTTGCGGTTTATCTTTTGATACCGACCGCAATCTATTTTAACTTAGACGAGGCCAAGCTTCGCGAAGTTCGCAGAGACAAACATGCTTTCGCTAAGATGCTGCCGTCATGGACCATCGACAGCCATATCGTGCCCGGTCTGGATCTTCAGGGCGGCATTCATATGGTTTTGGGGGTTGATGTCGACAAGGCATTGAAAGATCGGACTGCCCGAACCGCTGAGCGTCTGAAAGATTATGCCAAAGAGCAAAAAATTGCCTTTTTGGAAATCGACCCGGCGTTGAAAGCGACTTTCGTTTCGAAGGCGGATTTGACGGCTTTTAGCAGCTTTGTTGAAAAGAAATTCCAGGAAGTTAAAATCAGCTCCGAACAAGACTTGGCATTGCAGATGGAACTAGACCCAATGTTGGTGCAAACCGTTCGTAGAGACGCAGTTGACCAAACCATCAATACGATCAGAACGCGTATTGATAAGATGGGTGTGACCGAACCGACGATTTCCAGACGCGGTGGAGACAAGATCCAAATCCAGCTTCCGGGCTTTGATAATCCCGAAGAAGCCAAAAGCATGATCGGTCGAACGGCCCAGCTTGAATTCCAAATGTGCGATGACAAGACTGATTTCTTAACAACCTTGAAAGATTTACCAGCCGGCGTGCAGTTGATTCGTAGTTCCTACGGACGCCCGAATGGCACACAAGGCAAAGATTATTTCTTGGAGTTTGCAGATGCCAAATTGCCCGAAGTAAAAGCCTATCTGAAAGATAAAGTTCCGGCTGAAAATGTGATTAAGTATGGTCAGCTTGGATCAGGACACATGCGAACTTACACTTTAGAACGCCGCGTGGTCTTGACTGGTGACGATTTGATTGATGCGCAAGTTTCTCAAGCAAGCGATATGGATCCAAGACCAGCCGTGTCTATGACCTTCAGTGCTGCTGGCGCCCGTATTTTTGATGAGCTGACCAAAGTAAATATTGGCAACCGTATGGCCATCGTGTTGGAAGAACGCGTAGACAGTGCGCCGGTGTTTAACTCTCGCATCCCAAATGGTCGTGCCAGCATCACCATGGGTGGCGGTCGCTCTCACGAAGAAGTGCTGAGAGATGCGAATCAGCTGACCTTGGTATTGAAATCGGGTGCTCTGCCAGCGCCGGTAACATTTAGAGAAGAAAGAAGCGTCGGACCATCGCTTGGTGCTGACTCCGTTCGAGAAGGTCAAAAAGCTTTCTTGGTCGGCAGTATCTTGGTTATCCTGCTGATGATTTTCTACTACCGCGTGTCAGGTATGTTCTCCGTGATTGCGGTGCTTTGTAACTTGCTGATGATGTTGGCTGCTTTGGCATGGCTGGGGGCGACGATTACGCTGCCGGGTATTGCCGGGCTATTGTTAACGTTCGGGATGGCGGTGGATGCGAACGTTATTATTAACGAGCGCATTAGAGAGGAGCTTAGGCGCGGAAAAATGCCTAAGCTTGCCGTTGAGACTGGTTATAAATCAGCGTTTACAGCGGTCTTTGACTCTCACGTGACATCGTTTATTGCAGGTGTTGTGCTTTGGGAGTTTGGAACTGGGCCGGTGCAGAACTTTGCGATGATGTTAATCATCGGAACGGTTCTCTCGATCTTTACCGCTGTCTTTATTACCCGAGTGTTCTTTGACATGGTGACCGCTCGAAATCCACAGGAGTTGTCCATATGA